Proteins from a single region of Budorcas taxicolor isolate Tak-1 chromosome 7, Takin1.1, whole genome shotgun sequence:
- the LOC128050376 gene encoding prostaglandin E2 omega-hydroxylase CYP4F21 produces MLELSVSRLGFRLVAASPWLLLLVTGASWLLARILAWTYTFYNNCRLLQCFPQPPKLNWFFAHLYLVPPTEQGLRKSTQLAANYSHGYLIWFGPITPMIVFCHPDMLRSIANASAAVAPKNMDFYKFLKPWLGDGLLLSAGDKWSRHRRLLTPAFHFNILKPYMKIFTKGTDIMHTKWERLVTQGHTRLDMFEHLSLLTLDSLQKCVFSFDSNCQEKPSKYITAILELSELVAKRNRQIFLHTDFLYFLTLDGRRFCRACRLVHDFTDAVIQERRRTLPKENVDDFLKAKAKTKTLDFIDVLLLTKDEDGKRLSDEDIRAEADTFMFEGHDTTASGLSWILYNLAKHPEYQERCRQEVQELLRDRESKEIEWDDLAQLPFLTMCIKESLRLHPPVTIISRCCTQDIVLPNGRVIPKGVICIIDIFGTHHNPSVWPDPEVYDPFRFDQENIKGRSPLAFIPFSAGPRNCIGQTFAMTEMKVVLALTLLRFRFLPDKEEPRRKRELILRAEGGLWLQVEPLSASPQ; encoded by the exons ATGCTGGAGCTGAGCGTGTCCCGGCTGGGATTCAGGCTGGTGGCAGCCTCcccgtggctgctgctgctggtgactGGGGCCTCCTGGCTCCTGGCCCGCATCCTGGCCTGGACCTACACCTTCTACAACAACTGTCGCCTCCTCCAGTGTTTTCCGCAGCCCCCAAAACTGAACTGGTTCTTCGCTCACCTGTACCTG GTCCCCCCGACAGAGCAGGGCTTGAGAAAATCAACCCAGCTGGCAGCTAACTACTCCCATGGATATCTGATTTGGTTTGGCCCCATCACTCCCATGATCGTTTTCTGCCACCCTGACATGCTCCGGAGCATCGCCAATGCCTCAG CTGCTGTCGCACCCAAGAACATGGATTTCTACAAATTTCTGAAGCCCTGGCTGG GGGATGGGCTCCTGCTGAGTGCTGGTGACAAGTGGAGCAGGCACCGTCGCTTGCTGACACCCGCCTTCCACTTCAACATCCTGAAGCCCTATATGAAGATTTTCACCAAGGGCACAGACATCATGCAT ACCAAGTGGGAGCGCCTGGTCACCCAAGGCCATACCCGTCTGGACATGTTTGAACACCTCAGCCTCCTGACCCTGGACAGTCTGCAGAAATGTGTCTTCAGTTTTGATAGCAATTGCCAGGA GAAGCCCAGTAAATATATCACCGCCATCTTGGAGCTCAGTGAGCTTGTGGCAAAGCGGAACAGGCAGATCTTCCTGCACACGGACTTCCTATACTTCCTCACCCTGGATGGGCGGCGCTTCTGCAGGGCTTGCCGCCTGGTGCACGACTTCACCGATGCCGTCATCCAGGAGCGGCGCCGCACCCTCCCCAAGGAGAATGTTGATGACTTCCTTAAGGCCAAGGCGAAGACCAAGACTTTGGACTTCATTGATGTGCTTCTGCTGACCAAG GACGAAGATGGGAAGAGATTGTCAGACGAAGACATCCGGGCTGAAGCTGACACCTTTATGTTTGAGG GCCATGATACTACAGCCAGTGGCCTCTCCTGGATTCTGTACAACCTTGCAAAGCACCCAGAATATCAGGAGCGCTGCCGGCAGGAGGTGCAAGAGCTCCTGAGGGACCGTGAGTCTAAAGAGATTGAATG GGACGACCTGGCCCAGTTGCCCTTCCTGACCATGTGCATCAAGGAGAGTCTGCGGTTGCATCCCCCAGTCACGATCATCTCTCGCTGCTGTACCCAGGACATTGTTCTCCCAAATGGCCGGGTCATCCCCAAAG GTGTTATCTGCATCATTGATATTTTCGGGACCCACCACAACCCATCTGTGTGGCCAGACCCTGAG GTCTATGACCCCTTCCGCTTTGACCAAGAAAACATCAAAGGGAGGTCACCTCTGGCTTTTATTCCCTTCTCAGCAGGTCCCAG GAACTGCATTGGACAGACGTTTGCCATGACTGAGATGAAGGTGGTCCTCGCTCTCACCCTGCTGCGCTTCCGTTTTCTGCCAGACAAGGAGGAGCCACGCAGGAAGCGGGAGCTGATTCTGCGCGCGGAGGGTGGACTTTGGCTGCAGGTGGAGCCGCTGAGCGCAAGCCCTCAGTGA